The following are encoded together in the Streptococcus oralis genome:
- a CDS encoding ATP-binding cassette domain-containing protein has protein sequence MLTVSDVSLRFSDRKLFDDVNIKFTEGNTYGLIGANGAGKSTFLKILAGDIEPTTGHISLGPDERLSVLRQNHFDYEDERVIDVVIMGNEKLYNIMKEKDAIYMKEDFSDEDGVRAAELEGEFAELGGWEAESEASQLLQNLNIPEELHYQNMSELANGEKVKVLLAKALFGKPDVLLLDEPTNGLDIQSITWLEDFLIDFDNTVIVVSHDRHFLNKVCTHMADLDFGKIKLYVGNYDFWKESSELAAKLLADRNAKAEEKIKQLQEFVARFSANASKSRQATSRKKMLDKIELEEIVPSSRKYPFINFKAEREIGNDLLTVENLTVKIDGETILDNISFILRPGDKTALIGQNDIQTTALIRAIMGDIDYEGTVKWGVTTSRSYLPKDNSADFAGGESILDWLRQFASKEEDDNTFLRGFLGRMLFSGDEVNKPVNVLSGGEKVRVMLSKLMLLKSNVLVLDDPTNHLDLESISSLNDGLKNFKESIIFASHDHEFIQTLANHIIVLSKNGVIDRIDETYDEFLENAEVQAKVKELWKD, from the coding sequence TTGCTTACAGTATCTGATGTTTCACTACGTTTTAGTGATCGCAAACTTTTTGATGATGTCAATATCAAATTTACAGAAGGAAATACATACGGATTGATTGGTGCTAATGGTGCTGGGAAGTCTACATTCTTAAAAATCTTAGCTGGTGATATCGAGCCTACAACTGGTCACATCTCTCTTGGTCCAGATGAACGTCTCTCTGTTCTCCGTCAAAATCATTTTGACTATGAAGATGAGCGAGTTATTGATGTCGTTATTATGGGAAATGAAAAACTTTACAACATCATGAAAGAAAAAGATGCCATTTACATGAAGGAAGATTTTTCAGATGAAGATGGTGTTCGTGCAGCCGAACTCGAAGGTGAATTTGCTGAACTTGGAGGTTGGGAAGCAGAAAGTGAAGCATCCCAATTACTTCAAAACCTAAACATTCCAGAAGAATTGCACTATCAAAACATGAGCGAATTGGCCAATGGTGAAAAAGTGAAGGTTCTCCTTGCTAAAGCACTTTTTGGTAAACCAGATGTTCTTCTCTTGGACGAGCCGACCAACGGGTTGGACATCCAATCTATTACTTGGCTAGAAGACTTCTTGATTGACTTTGATAACACCGTTATCGTAGTATCCCACGACCGTCACTTCTTAAACAAAGTGTGTACTCATATGGCCGACCTTGACTTTGGAAAAATCAAACTCTATGTCGGAAACTACGACTTCTGGAAGGAATCTTCTGAGCTTGCTGCTAAATTGCTAGCAGACCGTAATGCCAAGGCAGAAGAAAAAATTAAACAATTGCAAGAATTCGTTGCTCGCTTCTCTGCCAACGCTTCTAAGTCAAGACAAGCAACGTCTCGTAAAAAAATGCTTGACAAGATTGAATTAGAAGAGATTGTGCCATCTAGTCGTAAATATCCATTTATCAACTTTAAAGCAGAACGTGAGATTGGTAATGATCTCTTGACAGTAGAAAATCTAACTGTAAAGATTGATGGCGAAACTATCCTAGACAATATTAGTTTCATCTTACGTCCAGGTGATAAGACAGCTCTGATTGGACAAAATGACATCCAAACGACTGCATTAATTCGTGCAATTATGGGTGACATCGACTATGAAGGAACTGTCAAGTGGGGAGTTACTACTAGCCGTTCTTACTTGCCAAAAGACAACTCGGCTGATTTTGCAGGAGGAGAGTCAATTCTTGACTGGTTGCGTCAATTTGCAAGTAAAGAAGAAGATGACAATACCTTCCTACGTGGTTTCCTTGGTCGTATGCTCTTTTCTGGAGATGAAGTTAACAAACCTGTAAACGTCTTGTCAGGGGGAGAAAAAGTGCGTGTCATGCTTTCAAAACTCATGCTCTTGAAATCAAATGTCCTTGTACTTGATGATCCAACAAATCACTTGGACTTGGAATCTATCTCAAGCTTGAACGATGGATTGAAAAACTTTAAAGAATCAATCATCTTTGCCAGTCATGACCACGAGTTTATCCAAACTTTGGCAAACCATATCATTGTTTTGTCTAAGAATGGCGTCATTGATCGTATCGATGAAACCTATGATGAATTCCTAGAAAATGCAGAAGTACAAGCAAAAGTTAAAGAACTTTGGAAAGACTAA
- the trpS gene encoding tryptophan--tRNA ligase, protein MTKPIILTGDRPTGKLHIGHYVGSLKNRVLLQEEDKYEMFVFLADQQALTDHAKDPQTIVESIGNVALDYLAVGLDSSKSTIFIQSQIPELAELSMYYMNLVSLARLERNPTVKTEIAQKGFGESIPTGFLIYPIAQAADITAFKANYVPVGTDQKPMIEQTREIVRSFNNAYNCDVLVEPEGIYPENERAGRLPGLDGNAKMSKSLNNGIYLADDVDTLRKKVMSMYTDPDHIRVEDPGKIEGNMVFHYLDVFGRPEDAQDIADMKEHYQRGGLGDVKTKRYLLEILERELGPIRERRIEFAKDMGEVYNMLQKGSEKAREVAGQTLSEVKGAMGLNYFK, encoded by the coding sequence ATGACAAAACCCATTATTTTAACAGGAGATCGCCCAACAGGAAAACTGCATATTGGACATTATGTTGGGAGCCTTAAAAACAGAGTATTACTTCAGGAAGAAGACAAGTATGAGATGTTTGTTTTTTTGGCGGACCAACAAGCATTGACAGATCACGCCAAAGATCCTCAAACGATTGTAGAATCGATTGGGAATGTTGCCTTAGATTACCTAGCAGTTGGATTAGATTCAAGTAAATCAACTATCTTTATTCAAAGCCAGATTCCAGAGTTGGCTGAATTATCTATGTACTATATGAATTTGGTGTCACTAGCTCGTTTGGAACGGAATCCGACAGTAAAAACAGAGATTGCTCAAAAAGGGTTTGGAGAAAGTATTCCGACAGGATTTTTGATTTATCCGATTGCGCAAGCAGCAGATATCACTGCCTTCAAGGCTAATTATGTTCCTGTTGGGACAGATCAGAAACCAATGATTGAGCAAACTCGTGAAATTGTTCGTTCTTTTAACAACGCATATAACTGTGATGTCTTAGTGGAACCAGAGGGTATTTATCCAGAAAATGAGAGAGCAGGACGTTTGCCTGGTTTAGATGGAAATGCTAAAATGTCTAAATCCCTTAATAATGGTATTTATCTAGCTGATGATGTGGATACGTTGCGTAAAAAAGTCATGAGCATGTATACTGATCCAGACCATATTCGGGTTGAGGATCCAGGTAAGATTGAAGGAAATATGGTTTTCCATTATCTAGATGTGTTTGGTCGTCCAGAAGATGCTCAAGACATTGCAGATATGAAAGAACATTATCAACGTGGTGGTCTTGGTGATGTGAAGACGAAACGTTATCTACTTGAAATATTAGAACGCGAACTTGGTCCTATTCGTGAGCGCCGTATCGAATTTGCTAAGGATATGGGGGAAGTGTACAATATGCTTCAAAAAGGTAGTGAGAAAGCGCGTGAAGTTGCAGGTCAAACCCTATCTGAGGTTAAAGGAGCAATGGGACTAAATTATTTTAAATAA